The nucleotide window AAAGAGCACGATGGCTCGTAGGCACCCCAGCTCCGACTTATCCATCTGCATGTCTTTCATTTTGGAGACCAGCTCAGTCAGAACTCTGTTCACAGGAAACAATGGCAGGTGATGAGAAAATCATGAATACCAAGCCAAGGGCTGATAAAATGAATgcaaccaatatttattgtgtACCCACCCCATTTTCCAGTAGATGCGCCAGGTACTAGGGGcacagagatgaataagatacAGTCCCTGATCTCAAAGAGCTCACAGTTTCAttaaagaaacagacacagaagcaATACGTAGCAGCAACACAAAGCCAATAACTGGCATGATCAAAGTCCCAGGGAACACCGAGGATGAGGCAGTGAACACAGAGAGGGAGCTGGAAAGGCAGCCTAGAGGATTTGGGAATTGGCAGAAATGCAACGGGCAAAGCAGGGTGAGGGCATCGCATGTCTGGAAGAACACCGCAAAGGACGGCGTTCCGTGACAGGGCAGAAATTTCTAGACACCATCAAGAGGGCTGAGTCAACTGAAGACCATGATAGTCTCCATGTGGAACATGTTGTGggaaaaggcagggaaggagTAGGGACATCTTAGATGGACATGCGCATGGCCCTGGAAGACCATTTATGGTGGGGTTCGGAAGGGACCACAGGGCCCTGGCATTGGACAGAGAGACTATTTTCAATCTTACTCTTCCTTTCCCAGTTCTCCGTCCTTTCACCCGCCCATTCATCTCTCATCTCTTTAAATCACCTGGCTTAATTTTCCTTTAGAACCATTTAAGGCACAGAACCCCAGACTCAGGCTGTTGCTCTTATAGCAGGATTCCCCCAGAGAGCCTGATGCAGAGACCAGCAAAAACCTCAGCTCATCTTTCCCAGATTCCTAAAGTCAGATCCTAAACCCTCATTCCCATCCAGGCCCCCTTGGATAAGCAGTTCAaactccccactcccaccttaCTAGGTAATGTCAACAATACAGTCTCTTCCCTGGAAACCTTTAGGGATAATAGGGTCTTTCATCTGCCAGCAACTCTGTTGGCCTCTGACTGACCCCATCTCCTTGGATAACCGTTTCTTTTAATCCCTTTCTCATTCCCCAGGTTTATGTTTTCATGTGCTGAATGGTCTCTGCTTCCAGCCAGTACAGCTGATTGGGCTGTCCATCCTACATCCCAGCACTAcccacaggtacacacacacacatgcacacatgtgtacacacacacacatacaagcgCCGGAAGTAGAATAGAGCCACCTGTCAAAGATGGATCCAACCCCAGCACTGTGGGCACTGCTCCGGTGGACGTGTAAACCCGTGGCCAGAAGGATGCCATCCTGCACAGAAACGGAGCGGTGGGAAAAGGAGGCGATCAGCAATTCATTCCACCCTGCAAGAATAAGAAGGACGCCTTGAGGGAAACCTGACCACACCCTTGCTTCATTGATAATCACCCAAGGCATGTACTGTTATCCTTTGGAATAAAAGCAGAACCAGAAATCCAGGGAGGTCAAAAACTAGTTCCAGACGACACCACTAATTAGTGAGGGAACAAAGGGTAAGACTGGGGTCCCCTGACTCGTGGGTCTGCTCCTCCCCCACAGTCTCTCCAATGCAGCGCAGAATGGCAGCTTGAGGGCAAggactctttttttccctccagtccATCAACAAATATGGATTGAACACTTAACGGTAACGGTCACTGTGTTAGCTGCCATGGTAGATAAAGCGAGTATACCCTGCAGTGTCTGCCCCCAGGACATGACAAGCTGGTTTTACTTCTTAGGCGTTGTTTAGTAGCACCCAGCACGGCATGTAGCTTTCCATCGACACTCAGGGATCGCTCATTATCTAATAGGGATGAAATAAGTGGACTGGCTCCCCAGGCTCAGCGAATCTTCATGAAATGTCCCTGCTGGCTCCATGACAAAGAGGAGATTTGGCCTGTGTCAACTGCACAGTGTCCCAGAAATGGGAGGCTAGAGAGATGATagcatgtagaatcttaaaatagGAAGGGACCCTGGAATCTTTCTAGTAAAAGCCTGAGCAAAAATCTTTGGCTTCCCCTatttcacctgtgaaatgggaatatcTCTATTTTCCAATTTCATAATAGTTAATGAGGCACAGCTTCAGATTGTCTTGAATAACAATTGTTTAACTGTCTTTGAAGATTAAATGCAAATTATAAAGGCTGcataaaatttgcatggaaaaaGAGCCTTTCTTGGTCACTAAAAGGATTCTAGGAAGCAGTTTAAGAGAACCAATGGACAGAAAAATCTCATTAAATAGAAAATTCTCACCTTCTTGTAAACCtgccttgtttttttaattatgtgtgtgtttaaaagttatttttctctgataataaaatgcatgtagaaactaataaaaatttcattaagtataaaagagaaaatttaaatattaaaaaaaagaaaaagagtcttACTCCTCCATTAACAGTGTTTCATTTGGAAATGAAAGTTTTGGGGGCGGGCCATCCAAATTTCAGAGCTTaccaataatataaaaaagaacaacctCGGATAGGGTTATCCTGTCTCAGCAAGGTGCACAGCTTGGATGGGTTACGGCTCCATCAGGTCACTTGTTTTAGGATCCCAAGGGTAATTTCAAAATGGCAACCCAAGAAGAAAGGAGCCCTGGTATCCCTTACCTGCCCGGAGCAGAATGACCTGGTCCTCCAAGGTGAGGTCAGAGAAGTGGGGAATACGCTTGGCCCATTCAACGAGAGTAAAGAGCTGCTTGTCAGCAGCATGGCATATGTTGGTGACAGGGTCATTTGtctaaaaaaggaacaaagtactcTGAACGGACAGGTTCTAGGACTCAAACATACTCCTTCCCCATCTCCAGCCCCCTCCAAGAAATAGGATATGGATGGAGATCTAAGACCACCTACCGAATTCTCCATGTTCATGTCACCGTAGGATTCTGTCTTTGGTTCAACAGCAAGTTCAGCCTCCAGAATCCTCTCCACGGGCATATCTTCATGGCCGCTACTGGCACATTCTGCCTCACTCTCAGCCCGCTCCCGGCTTCTCTGCCTTTCTTCTTGCACAGCTGGCAGGGACAAGGACGTGCAGACGTTACCATATGCCCAGGACAACTGTGGGAAGGTTAATTACATCcctaagcctcattttcctcctctgtaaaatgggcatcatgGTGGCAATGAATCAGAGATGCTGTCATGTTAACAGATGAAACCAAGAAAGCAGAGCTGAGCTGTTTTCTTATGCCTGTGCCAAACTATGGGTTTTTTCAGTCCATAGTCTTTCCAGTTCATTATGGTGACCACTCTAAATGTGCCTTTTAAGCTTTAATAACCTCCAATTCTGCCCTTTCTTTTAATGAGCCACTGTCTCCTTGCATGCTGTCTCCCCTATCCTTCCTCCACCTGCTATCTCTAATAAACCGGGAGCATGCAGTAGTTAGGTAACGAGCACATTACTCTAAAAATTCCCTCTGTCAGATCCTGCGCATCATTCTTGGCATTCACGTCCCATTAGGTCTGCCCCTAGTGCACCGGCCTGAACACAGCATCACCTGATCTGACTTGTCAGGGAAGATCTTCAGGGAGCCATGTGGGTATTTAGTAAGTGAAAGGGTGGAATAATGTCACCTAGATGACATTTCAGAAtcagcagctgatttggggggtGGGAAAGGGTACACAGGCAAAGGTGGAGGCTAGAATTTTCTCAGATTCCCCAAGTTTAGGGTTTTCATCAAAGAACCCTCTGGGTCTATACATTAGAATGTCAGGCAGACCCCTTTCCCAATTCTGTGCTCTTCACTGGGAGAACAGTCTCTATGGGGTTAGTTTCCATCCTCTCGAAAGCTTCAGTTTCCATCTTCTTATTCCCAGTAGCGATAAGCAGAATTCAGTATTGGCACACATTTTCTAAATCCCAAGAATCGAGAAAATTATCCTCTAAGCAGTGGCCCAGAGGGACCTCAGTGACAGCTATTCCACGAGCAACTTCTACGTCtcatctcctctcctttcctcccctttgTCCACTTTCCAAGGCTCCTCCTACTCTCTGAGCCACAAGGCTGCGGAATGAACTGGGACTGGATGCTGGACATCTAGTTTGTCACGCAAGTGATATTATTGATCTCTCAAAGTAGGTCAGAGAAGGGTCTGACAGCACAAATCTGGCTGATACATCACTGTCTCTAATAGAGACACACCAAGAAACCTCAAGATGAGAATGATATTCAGGggttgagagggagggagggtaggaaggaaggagtaaaggaagaaaggaaagagagattaaagcaggagagtaagaaaaagaagaaatggacgaGAAAAAGAGCAGAGAGGACAAAATACGAGAAGAGCAAAAATCATGTACCTTGGAGTCAAAGAAATCTTTTTCAAAATGGGCCCGACCGCTTCCTAGATAGGAACGTCGGACATGGTACTCAGCTtacaaagcctcagtttccttatatgtacAGTGGGGATTATAGTACTTACCTGAGATTGTTTGATGAAGATTAAacgaaacaattattttaaagttttttgaaaaGTAGCATTTCCCCTCCCCTTGGCCTCTCTTGACACTCTCGGGCTCTGCTCTGGTCCTCTCTCTATCCCTGCTGTtggcctcttcctccctctccctgtttctcttttcccctcATCCTTTCTTTCTGTCCATTTGGTTAGCCTTCATTCACTGACAACATACAGAAACTCTCATATGTGTTTTTATCATCAGTTGGATTTGCTGGTTAAAGTTGAATGCttcttgtattaatttttttaaaaggtaggtTAATGGGCATCTATTTGTCTTGATTTGAAAAGATGGGGGAAAGCAAACCAAATTCCTCTTGTGGCCCTCAATTGATTTCTTCTACAGATTTGTAGAGGAAAATAACCTTCACGCTCCAAAGAAAATAATCTTGGCTTCAGGGAATTAGATTCTAATTCCAATTTTGCAATTCACTGAGTGATCCTTTGCTATTCAGTTCTCCTTTTTGTGACATAAATCTTACTGTCGTCAATGAGGAGTCATGTATCTGTTGTTGAAGCAAATCTTCTATGGCGCATTTTGAGCTACAGCTACTCAGTACATCAGGGTACATTGAGGGGCCAGTGGGACCTAAAACAGGATTTTCCATTAGTCCAACATACATTTATTGTGATGTATTAAAATAGCCAAAATGTATGGAGCCCTTTCTCTGTGTCAGAATTATGCCCAACACTTTTCATAATTAACGCCCACAAGAACCCTCTGAAATGCTATGAAccacagagaagttaggtaaccttcctgaggtcacagagctaggaagtgGTGAAGCCAGCATGTAGACCCAGGCTGGCTGCCTCCTGAGCTTACCCCTGACTCCAAGGCTCTGGGCTGGTTGGATTAATAGACCCACAGGAATGTCAAGTGCCGACCACAAATTGCCTCAAAAATAATCCATTCTCTTACTACCCAAACCACATTATATGATCCAAAATTATGGAAATAGACTTCCCCAGAACCCCTGAGGATCGTTTGGTGGCCTGGAAGTCAGAGGGTCCCAGTGCTACACCCACTCTGCCATTAGCTTGCCATGTAAGCTTAGGCAAGACCCCTAGCCTCTCAGAACCTCTGCTTCTTCTTTCAGGAAATGACTGTGTTACATCAGACACTCCAGCTTTATGTCCACTCCAGCTTCACCATTATGTACCCTGGTTTTAGGCAGGTGAATTCTGAGCCCACCCCAATttcatctctctctgtctgtccaaCTCTCTAGGAATGTAAATTCCATAGTATCACAGGAATTTATTAGTTCCAGGATTTTATTGTCTGTTTATTGTCTGTTCCAGGATTTTATTAGTCTTGTCCTCAAGAAAGTGCCTGAACTGAGCCCCAAATTCTGTAAATGAAGGCCAGAAATGATAGTGGCGAAGGAAAGGCTGTccagtaactttttaaaagtaaccCTCGATATAGTGAGATGAGGAACTGATTCGTTTTTTGCCTTCTCTTTGTCAGGGCGAATAGTATCAATTCCTTTAGCAATTTCTCAGAGAGCCCCTTTCCCCTTCCTAATCTTTATTCCTCAGCTTTTCAtcattcctgttgctccacattatttgttttttttaatgcaggaACCAAAACTGGACCCTACTTGCTATGAAAGAATCATAAATAATACTAGTTTTAAAAGAAGCACTGCCCATGCTCTTACAATCCACATGTCCCTGTTTGACTTAAAATAAAGAACCACGCTTCCCATCATTTGCTCTGTGAACCACTCTGACCCTAATTGAGCCAGAAATATTCAGGttgagtgggtttttttgttttgttttgttttgggtttttttgcggtacgcggcctctcactcttgtggcctctctcgttgcggagtgcacgctccggacgcacaggctcagtggccgtggctcacgggcgcagccgctgcgcggcatgtaggatcttcccggactggagcatgaactcgtgtcccctgcatcggcaggcggactctcaaccactgcgccaccagggaagccctcaggttgAGTTTTGAGAATCAGAATTAGACTGTGAGGCAGGAGAATCGAGTACAAGTGATTTGCAATCTGCAGCAATCATGCTCTATGCTGATGAGAGACACACTTTGGGGgcattaattttatgttttgacTATCAGAGTGGTGGAAGCTACAAAGAGTATCAATTCTATCCCAGTGAAGAGGAGACAGTCTCCACCAGCTGATTTTTCACATCACATGCTCCAGTCTAGAAAATTGTTGACCCCTCTACAGCAAGTATGACACAAGCATGAAGTAGTCACTCAAGTCATacttgatgaatgaatgactgagtgaatgaatccTTTTTAGAAGCTCGTGCATTACTAAAACTTATGATTCCGATATTTAGTTTAAATCACTCATCCATTCTCTCAACAGTTTTTTCTTAAATGTCTACTATGTGCTAGTCACTGGTGATATAGCCTTGGGGGGacaaaaggcaggaaaaatatCCCTGCGTTCTTGGAGACAGACAGCAGACAAAAGTTTAAAGTACGTTAGATAGCGGTAAGTGCTGTGGGAAAGAGACTGGGAAGTATGAGGGTGTTTGGGGCAATCTGAGACAGTGTAGTCAGGCAAAGCTTTATCAAGAAGTTGACAATCAGGTAAAGGTACGAAGGAGGAGAAGTGAGTCATGCAGGTACCTGGGAAGAGGGCAGTCCAAGCAGACagaacagtaagtgcaaaggccctaaagTGAGAGCACCCCTGATGGCCCAGCAAAGACAGTAGGAAGGCTGGAGCAGAGAGACATGGGGCAGCCAGACTATGTATGACCTTGAAGTCATGACCAgaattttgcctttcttttctgaGTAAGAAGGGAAGGCATCAGAGGGTTTTGGTGAAGGAAAGGCTTCACCTGACCCACTTGTTCAAAGCCTTACTCAGGTTGCTTTGATAAGGAGAGACCGAAGGAAGATAAAGACGGAAGCAGAGAAACTTCTCAGGAGGCTATTTGTATTATTACTAAAAAGAGTGGTGGCTTGGTGATAACAGTAAAAATAGTGAGACATGGAAAGATTCTGAACATCttttgagaaagagagaagatttCCTCACCCATTGAATGTGGTGTATGAAAGAAAAAGAGGTGTCCAATGGCTTTTGGTCTGAGCAACTGAAAAATGGCTATTTCCTAAAATGGGGAGGACCGTGTGATGAACAGGTTAGGAGGACAGATTTGGGGGTCTGTCAATTTGAGATTCTGATCTGGGAGTAAGCGGTCCTAGTCTCTGTTCATCACCTACCTTGGGGACCTTGGAAAACTCACTCCATCAGTCCAAGCCTGTTTCCTTGGCTGTACAATGGTTAGGGTTATTAAGTTATTCTCAAGGGCCACCTCCATCTCAAACATGCTaggaatatcatttttttttccttcttggcaGCATTCTCTCTTAGAAGGGGCTCAAACTTTTTCTTCATTGGTCCTTTCAGTCAGCCTCCCCCCTCCTCACAGAAAAGAAGTTCTTCAAGAATAAGAAGCCACCTGGGAGTGGCTAAACGCCTTGTTCCCATTTCctagagagagaggcaggacctCCTTTCTCTGAAATCTATTAAGATTCACCATTTACACCCTGTACTTGCTTGAGTTCACCAGCTAATTAACTGCCCAATTCAGGTTATTTGTATTACTTAACAGAAAGACTTTTTGATCTGTACATAAACACAAagcactttcagatttttttttttctacagcaaCCCAGCTCACCCACACCGTAAGTTTGAAAGATGTAACATTTAAAAACGCATGATGACGATCTCTCTGAATGAGAAGGCAAAGTCTGATTATTGGTAATGCCAATAATCCCCAACGACTTTGGAATACACCAATCTCAGAGGATTTGTAGCAGACCAAGGTTATAAAAGCCCAGAGAGATTAATCAAGCCAGCAAGCTTCCCCAGAGTGAGGATTAGAGGGGAGAAGTCAGCTCTGCCCAGAAGGTCAGACTGATGTCCCATTACAGGGCAGCATACAGCGACCCCGAGACCTCAGTTCTGATGCTGTCTGGCTATTGGAAGAGCAAGGGAGAGGGTCCAGTTTGGACCATCATCTGAGGTCCAGGAGAGGATAGGTGAACATGGAGGAGGAAGATGCTCTTGCTATCTTTGCTCGGGGGTACACACTTACCAGGGCAGGAAGCATTCAACTGAAATACCCGAGAAATCATGGTACCCAAAGTCATTCCCCGCTCCGCTTCAAACTTCTTCCACATAGTCCAGCCTAGCAGGACCCTTTCCTATGTCCTGCACTTGTTTCCATCATTTATATGCAAACTGCTCTCCCCCGAGTGGAGGGAGGGGTAGTGGGGAACCTCACCTTCCCTCTTCATGCCCATGACAAGGCACTTCTGATAGCGACAGTACTGGCAGCGGTTGCGCTGACGCTTGTCAATGAGGCAGTCTTTATTATCCCGACACGTGTAGATGAGGTCTTTCCTTATGGTTCTCTTGAAGAACCCTTTGCAGCCTTCACAACTGTACACACCGTAGTGCTTTCCTGGTCACAAGAAAAGGACATTCCATAAGTTATTCTTGTGTTTATTTGGGTCTTTCATGCAAAAGAACCCCTTGGCTCTCGCCTAGGAAACTGGCGCATCACCTAGGCAATGGGACAGAAAGCAAAGCAGGGAATGCAGGCTTGATGACAGGAGCCAAACCAAGGCAGAGTAAATATGCCCTTCCTTGTGTCTACCCTCTGGAAGCGACTCTCTGGAGTCACCAATTCCAGAGAGCATTATTAGAAAAGTCCTGACCTAAGATCTTGCTTACATTTATTGAATAGGGCAACTCTTATGTTTAGTTAAGCAAAATGTTCTGCCTTCATTTAAGACATCAGTatacataagaaataaaaatatttatgcttgTTACGTGTTATCTAGCAGGAAAAGAACCTCAGCTTCACACATATTTCCCCATAATTGAAGCCCAAGGACTTAGGAATCTCACTTAAAAGTATTATCCTCTATCATAAACTATGAACAAGAACCTGAgttataaattttttatatacTACTACCTATTGGAGGAATAAACTGGCTATGATCTTTATGGCATAATATGACATATAATCTTGAGATGTGACATAAAGATCTGATGGAAGGTAGTTTTGCTTGATCCAGAATAATCTGTTACATGTTTCATTGCCCTTATTACCTGTTCCATGCATCCAGTTTTCCAGGACTCCAGCCAGAGATGGCTAATTTGGTCAGGAGAGCCACCATACCCATGCCCACATAGGCATCAAGAATCAATCACCATACTCTTTCTAAGTAGAAATCTTCCCAATACTACACACCACGCAGCTATGCTCAATGGACTGGAATTGTGGGActtgaaaaatataatgaaatagatcattcaaaacatatttatgtCTGATTCTTGAGTATGACATGTGATGCTGTTTAGTTATAGACCTGACATGACGTTCTAATTTGGTTGTATTTAGGCTGATATCGAAGTGAACTTGAAGTCCCTGAGAACTAGCCAGTGTAAATAACTGCATCCCAGGAGCTTACATTTCAGAGGAAGCCACTCTAAGATGCAATGGTGGCTAGAGATAGCCTGCTTGATGAAGTTTAGTCTGTGCCTAATCAGTTGACTACACTAATTTCCTGAACTCATAATAAATACAGGATTTATCTTGGGCTCAAAGAACCTAATGCTCTCAGCTCTGAAGTATTTGTCTTTAAGAAACATGGGACCAATTTGTCATTCCCGTGGTTCTTCCATATACGAAAGAACTGCCCAACTTTCAATTAAATCATAGCAGAAAAAACTCTCTATCAGCGTGGCTGGAATTAAGTTGCTATGGCAATGGTCAAGTCTGCATGATTTGGAAACAACTTTTTGAGAACAAGCAAACATCATCTGTGTAGCTAAGTTCCAGGCACCTGGAACTTTCAGTGGAGTCACATTTTGCAGGGACTTTGGTGACcataaaaagatgagaaaatattgTCAGCCGTCATAGACAACTATAGAAAAGAATCTTCCTCATTCATCAAATCAGAGAttcaaaattcatcaaaattgttgagatggggagtggggaggcaggaATGATGGAGAGGTAGGGAAACAAGTCAGGAAAGAAATAATTTGGGCAAAAATGGAAAAGGATCAAAGAAGATAAAATCAgtgaaaacacacttatttccaCCTATGGAAACATGTTAAAAATCTAGAATGTTGTAGAAGGAAATTCGCTAAAATATCAAAGGGTTTATTTTGTTAGGAACACTATAGATAGCTCTTTGTTTTCACTGGTACTTTTCTAGTTCTCCCACATTTCCTGTGTTGggatattatttttagaattataaaaaaatatttttttaaaaattaaagagactCTAGCTTGAGATACTTGCTCATTACAACAGCTTCTCTATCCCAGATACACACGCAACACAGTAACTCCAGGGAAGGgcttttgaaatgttttctataaatctaaTCTCACCACATGAAATTATGCTTTAAATTCATTAAGGCTGTGGTGACAGAAATTTACAGCTGGGGCCCCAAGCTGGACCATCCTCAAAGACCCTTTTTCTCTCGTTGGGTACAAAGGAGCCAAGTGGGCAATGGAAGAGGTGTCTTCTCTGGTATCCCCATTGCATGGGGCACTTGGGAGGAGTGTCTGCTTCTGTACATACCTGAGGATCTGTCCCCACAGATGGCACAGATGTGTTTAACCAGAGATCCAGGGCTAGTGGATGGGTAGTTCATGTTTCCAATGCCAGGAAGCCCTGGTAAGGGTTTGATGTCCTCTGAAATGCTGACACTGTTGACCACATTTAGCTgcgagagaaaaaaatacaataaaacacaGAGCCAGGGTAAACCCAATCCCTGAGGCAGAAAGCAATAAGGCCatccttgagggaaaaaaagtggGTTCTATTTCGAGAAGTAGTTTCCAAGTACAGAGTATCTAAAATTGCCTATGAGGGATGTGAatttaagggagaaaaagagtAGCATAGAGGAACGAAGTCATTTCTAAATGCCAAAACCTAAACCGAAAATCACAACACATCTGCATCAGAGCTCTCAGCTTTTACTCATTTTACTCATGTTTTATTTGAGCTAGAATTCCACGCTGAACAGCACACTTAGGACAAGTcctctgtgtattttttaattttttattaactaCATCCTGCCTATTCAGCAGTATTCCAAGGGGAGCTATGGCCCTCAGGCAAAAGACTTAGACTAGGAGAGAACCAAGGAAAATATGCAAATCCATCCGTTTAGTGAACCAACAGTCATTCACAAGCACTCaccatgtcaggcactgtgccaggatCTGGGatacaaaggtaaataaaatgcACACTCTTAAGACGTTCACAGTAACGTGGAAGAGACGATACGTGTAGTGGTCATCTCAACAAGCCTACCGAGGATGGTAAGCCAAATGCCCAAATCATTGCAATAGCACCAAAAATTAGGTTAAAAGTCCCGGATCATGTTCTTGAACTTGTCTCTAAGGAACAAATATCTTtccatgaaaatataaaatctttagAGCCAGAGACCATCTGCCTTGTCTTCCGGGTGCCTGACGTGAACCCAGCATGTGGTAGGGAGTTGATAGAACTGAAtggctgaataaatgaacatGTGTGTATCCCTTTCTTCACCCCTTATCACAAGTTAACATTAACTCCTCACCGCCAccccttccttgtctcctggTGCTCTTAGGGACATGACTGAGAAGCTGCCTCTACGTGTCTTGTATTCCTCaaagaaaagttaaatgaatACAAGCCAGTTATCCAATCAGCAGTGTTTCTGTACCCATGGGTACAGGTcaatgttctaggcactgtgaAGGGAGATATGAAACGGAGGTCTGTGTGTCATTCCtcaaaaatgatgaaaatctcACTGAGGAGTCGGAACGTGCCCCCAAACAAAGAACACTTCCAAGTAAGTTCAAACAAAAGTGGTGCTGAGTAAGTGGGAGTTAAGTGCCCGGTAGAGGCACCTGGTGAATATCTGGGGGTTTAAGGGAAGGTCCACTGGCTTCTGCATGGGCTATGTGACTTTTGCCTAACTGAAGTGACTGTAATTCCCAAACTGAACCAAGGGTAGGATTTTCTTCTCTATTCAAGGCCTTTGGGACAGAAGGAATGATCAATAAAAGCTAAAATACAACAGAGCCTGAGTTAGGTTCCTTCTAAATTTACTAGCTTTTCAATTcactaagcaaatatttattgagcataggAGGTGGGCAAAGGCTCTGGGTTAAATGCTGCAAGGGATgcgaaaaagaaaagacagcttTCAAGGCCTTGCTTTGAAATCAAAGTcaccaggaatttttaaaaattcattcatagGAGGCATGAAAACACGTCCATGGTGAGAGaattctccctcctcttcctctttctcctcccccctccccctgctccctcCTTTTTATACAAGGCTAAGGCAAGACTTCTAAGTcttatattcagtattttgttttgttttggtgtaaTACAGTGGTACTCAACCCCAGATGTACACCTGGGAGCTTtggaaaaaattaattccagagCCCCACATGCAAAAGTGGCCTGAGGGCCAGTATGGGCTAGGAATTCTGAGTGCCTCAAGGAAATAGTTATTAGCACTTAGTTCCACCCCATGAAAGAGATGACCCCCCAAAAAAGAGCCCTCTAGCTAACCATGACTTTGTCTGCAAATCCTCAGATGGATAAGAAAGGTCATGGGAATAAGGAGGAGGACACCGTCACCTCGGGCTCAGGAGGCCCTCACCCAcc belongs to Pseudorca crassidens isolate mPseCra1 chromosome 2, mPseCra1.hap1, whole genome shotgun sequence and includes:
- the RXRG gene encoding retinoic acid receptor RXR-gamma isoform X1, which encodes MYGNYSHFMKFPTGFGGSPGHSGSTSMSPSAALSTGKPMDSHPSYTDTPVSAPRTLSAVGTPLNALGSPYRVITSAMGPPSGALAAPPGINLVAPPSSQLNVVNSVSISEDIKPLPGLPGIGNMNYPSTSPGSLVKHICAICGDRSSGKHYGVYSCEGCKGFFKRTIRKDLIYTCRDNKDCLIDKRQRNRCQYCRYQKCLVMGMKREAVQEERQRSRERAESEAECASSGHEDMPVERILEAELAVEPKTESYGDMNMENSTNDPVTNICHAADKQLFTLVEWAKRIPHFSDLTLEDQVILLRAGWNELLIASFSHRSVSVQDGILLATGLHVHRSSAHSAGVGSIFDRVLTELVSKMKDMQMDKSELGCLRAIVLFNPDAKGLSNPSEVETLREKVYATLEAYTKQKYPEQPGRFAKLLLRLPALRSIGLKCLEHLFFFKLIGDTPIDTFLMEMLETPLQIT
- the RXRG gene encoding retinoic acid receptor RXR-gamma isoform X2 encodes the protein MSPSAALSTGKPMDSHPSYTDTPVSAPRTLSAVGTPLNALGSPYRVITSAMGPPSGALAAPPGINLVAPPSSQLNVVNSVSISEDIKPLPGLPGIGNMNYPSTSPGSLVKHICAICGDRSSGKHYGVYSCEGCKGFFKRTIRKDLIYTCRDNKDCLIDKRQRNRCQYCRYQKCLVMGMKREAVQEERQRSRERAESEAECASSGHEDMPVERILEAELAVEPKTESYGDMNMENSTNDPVTNICHAADKQLFTLVEWAKRIPHFSDLTLEDQVILLRAGWNELLIASFSHRSVSVQDGILLATGLHVHRSSAHSAGVGSIFDRVLTELVSKMKDMQMDKSELGCLRAIVLFNPDAKGLSNPSEVETLREKVYATLEAYTKQKYPEQPGRFAKLLLRLPALRSIGLKCLEHLFFFKLIGDTPIDTFLMEMLETPLQIT
- the RXRG gene encoding retinoic acid receptor RXR-gamma isoform X3, whose product is MNYPSTSPGSLVKHICAICGDRSSGKHYGVYSCEGCKGFFKRTIRKDLIYTCRDNKDCLIDKRQRNRCQYCRYQKCLVMGMKREAVQEERQRSRERAESEAECASSGHEDMPVERILEAELAVEPKTESYGDMNMENSTNDPVTNICHAADKQLFTLVEWAKRIPHFSDLTLEDQVILLRAGWNELLIASFSHRSVSVQDGILLATGLHVHRSSAHSAGVGSIFDRVLTELVSKMKDMQMDKSELGCLRAIVLFNPDAKGLSNPSEVETLREKVYATLEAYTKQKYPEQPGRFAKLLLRLPALRSIGLKCLEHLFFFKLIGDTPIDTFLMEMLETPLQIT